Genomic DNA from Candidatus Eisenbacteria bacterium:
TTTCGTTGGACGCGAACTTGAGGGCGTTCTTGACGCCCAGTTGTCTCTCGAGAATCTCCACGGGCTTACCAGGGACATAGGGCCGCAGCCTATAGACGTTCTCCCTCACAAGAGACTTTAAGGCGACGCTCAAACGTGGCTCCTTTCGAGGCAGGGCAGCGAATGCCCAAACCTCATACCGCAAACAAACATGATGACTTTACTACATTGACGGTGCGCGGGCAAGGGGATTTTTCCTCTTGCCGGTCTCCGTCGAGGCATGTGCGTGGCCCTTGCCCCGATCGCTCAGGACCAATCCGGTTCTTCCGCCCTCAGTTCTTCTCGAGCGCCATCTCGTTCACTGTCCCGAAATCGCCGAGCGGCCGGTCAAACAGCTTCGCGTTCCCCACAACAAGAAGCGTGAGCTTGTCCGGATGCAGATATCTCTGCGCCGCGCCCCTTATGTCGGCCACCGTGAGCTTGGCGTACGCCTCCATGTCCTTCTGGGGCGTGTCGAGAGGCCTTCCCTCGAAACGAAGCTGAACGAGCCTGCGGACGACCTGCGATTTCGACTCGTAGTCGAAAACATAGCTATTCACGTAAGAATCGACCGCCTTCTTGACCTCGTCGGCAGTCGGACCGACGTCACGCATCCGCTTGATCTGGTCCATCATGATTGTGATGGCACGACCGCAGGCGTCGGCTTTGGTCTGAGCCGAGGCGGTGAACAGCCCATTCACCCACGGATCCGAGGAGTACCGAGAAGCCGCGTGATAGGCCAGTCCCTCGTCGCTGCGCACCTTTTCCATGATCCACGACGTGAAGCTCCCTCCGCCGAGAATGAAGTTCATGACGTCCACGGCGCAGCGCTCGGGATCGTTGGAGTTGATTCCCTGATGCCCCATCGAGATGTAGGCCTGGTTTATGTCCATGTACGTGTAGGTACAACTCGGCGCAGGGGCGACGGGAAGGTCGGGCACTTTCGGGATCGAGACGTCGGCGGGCCGCCAGTTTGCGAAGACCTTCTCGAGTCCGGCAACTATCTCGTCCTTCGTCACGTCACCGCTTATTCCGATGATTGCGTTGTTCGGATGGAAGTAAGTCTTGTAGAAGTTCGTGAGATCATCTCTGGTTATTGCATTGACGCTTTCCGTCGTCGTTTCCCAAGCGTACGGATGGTCCCTGTAGACGAGTTGCGCGAACTCCCGCCGCGACACGGAATTCGGCTCGTCGTTCCGGCGTCGAATCTCCTCGATCATGGTTTTGCGTCTCATCTCGACTTTGTCGTCCGGAAACGCCGGGTTCGTCACGAGATCGCCGAAGATCTCCATGACGCGCGGCAAGTCCTTCTTCAGACAGTTGAACGAGAACGTCGTGTTGAGACCGCCTCCGGACACTTCAATGTTCGCCGCCAGATACTCCATCTCGTCGTTGAGCTTGTCGCCAGGCCAGGTGGTCGTCCCGCCGTTTCGAATCACCCACTGGGCCATGTCGTTGAGTCCGTATTTCGCCTCGTCGGCGAAATACGTCTTCACCAACAGCACGACGTCCACGACGGGGATCTCATGATCCTCCACCAAGAAACCCGTGAGGCCGTTGGAAAGGGACACGTCGATCACCCGCGGTGTCGTCACCTTGAGGGGCGAAAAGCCGAGCTTACTCGGATGGGGCCGAGTCGCCGCATAGGCCGCCGGCGTGAGCGCAAGCGCCGCGAGAAAGACGGCAGACGCCGCCAGGACGGTCAGCATCATAATGAAGGTTTTCTTCCGCATTGCCTTTCTCCTCATTGTTTCACTGCTTCCAGTCTCACTCCTCTGTTGCGCCGCCCCTTCACTTCTTGCCCTGGGCCGCCTTCATGCGCTCCCAGAGTTCCTTTCCGAACGCCTTGCGTTCCTCGTCGGATTTCAAGCCCTGGAATCTCTTGAAGATCTCGGCCTGCTCTTCCTGTGGCAAAGTCTGGACGTATTGCATTATCGCCTGCCTGTCTACCTCTTCCTCCTTGCCCTCCTCCTTCGGCGCCTCGATCTGTACGCGGTAGGCAACAGTGCGGTTTTTCGTCGTCAGATACTTGTTCGCCACAAGCTGAACGTCCTCTGCTGTGACTTTCTTTATGCGCTCGATATTTCTGAACATCACGTGGTAGTCGCCGTAGAAAAGCTGTCCGAAGCCGACCTGGAAGGCAGTGCCGATGTTCGAGCCGAGCGACCGAATCATGGTCGCGTCGAGTTGATTTTTCACTCGCTGAAGCTCGCGTTCGGTGACGGATTCCCTCTTGAACTTCTCGACCTCGTCGAGAATCGCCTTCTCCACCTCCTCCAGCGTATACGGGTTGCGCGGCTCCGCTTCGATCACGATCAAGTTCTCGTAGCGGTCACCGGGACCCTCATACACGCTCGGCGGCTTTGCAGTAAGCTGCTTTTCTTCAAAAACAGACTTGTAGAGTCTCGACGTGCGTCCGCCTGCAAGGACGCTCTCGAGCACACTGAGCGCTGCCACGTCCGGGTCGGGGTAGGCGGGCTTGTGAAAGCCTATCATCAGCTTCGGATTGGCACTGTGTTCGACCACCACGCGGCGCTCACCTCTTTGTTCCGGCTCGCGCGTCTCGATGCCGGCAGGCTCAGGTTGAGACGGTATGGGGCCGAAGTAACGTTCGGCAAACTTTCTCACCTGATCGACCGTCACGTCGCCCACGACAACTGCCAGGGCGTTGTTGGGCGCGTAGAAAATTCGGTGGTAGTTTTCCAGCTCCCTTCGGTCGATCGTCTGGAGATCGCTCATCCATCCCACAACCGGCCACTTGTACGGACTCGCCGTGAACGCCACGGAATAGAAAGCCTCTCCAAGAACTTCCTCAGGATCATTCTCGCCGAGACGGCGCTCTTCCATGATGACGTCGCGCTCGGACCAGAATTCCCTGAACACGGCCGATTCCATTCGATCGGATTCGAGGTCCATGAACAGCTCGACCTTGTTGGCCGGAACGTACGCGAAATAAACGGTCGCATCGTTGGACGTGAAGGCGTTGAGGAACCGTGAACCATTATTCATGTACGTTCCCCAAAGCTCGTCCTTCACCATGTACCGGCGCTGGTCGTCGAGTAGTTTCGCGATCTCTCCCCAAGCGAGCTCGTATTCCAGGTACTTGTTGAGATAATTAACGCCCCCGTCCTCTATGAGATATTGAACGGTCGTCAGAGAGTCGGGCAGCTTTGCCATCGCGCGGATTTTCCGGGCAAGGAGGTTGTTCGTCTCAAACTTGCTGGAGCCGATCCTCTCCTTCTCCTCTTTCGTGAATGATTCGAGTACCTGCTTCGAGAAGTCGTGGAAGCGGTTGAACCGCCACTCCCCCATCTCTTTTCGTAGCGCTATCGTCTTGTCGCCAAGCTCGTCGGTCTTCGCAATGTACGGAATTTCCTTCCTGTAATCCTTGGTTCCCATCATCTCAGTGCCCTTAAACATCATGTGCTCCAGCAGATGGGAAATGCCGGTAACGTTCGTCCACTCGTTTGCCGCGCCGACGTTGAAGGTGACTACGCAGAGCGCCACCGGCGCCTCGTGGCGTTCGACAACGAGGAACTCCATGCCGTTCTTGAGCGTGAACACCTTGATCTTCTCTTCGAGGGTCTGGGCGCGCACCTGAACCTGCGCGATGGCCGAGAGCAAGAACACCGCCAGAACGATTGCGAGGAGAGATGACGTCCTCTTTAGCCTGGGCATACCGCCTCCTTCCGGCTGGAAATCCCGGTTGAATGTCAGCGAGCGAATCTATCCATCATACACCGATTCGAGAAGAACCTCATCTGCAAACGGCGACCCCGCCCGTCTGTCTCGCCGCGTGGAGCGCTGCGCTCTTCTCGCCCAATCGATCCTGTCCGGCGCAAGCCACCGGCTACTTCCGGGGTCACTTGCTATCGTGAACTCCTTCCCGCTCCCTCGGGCTTCTCCCTCGCACACGCCTTGAGGGCCTCCAATTCCGAGCCCGTCAGTTCTCTCCAGGAACCTCCCGGCATGCTCCCCAATTCGAGAGGGCCAAGCGCCGTTCGCCGAAGAGAAAGAACCGTCAAACCCACGGCCCTGCACATGCGTCTTACCTGCCTCTTCTTGCCCTCACAAATCGTCAGTCGTATCAGATGCCCTCTCTCTTGCCCCCCAACGTAACGCACCTTTGCAGGAGACGATCTCAATCCCTCGCCGAAGTCAACGCCCTCCCCAAGGACCGTGAGAGCTCTCTCTGCCGGCCGCTCCCTCACAAGCACTTCGTAGACTTTTTCCACGCCAAAGCTCGGATGCGTGAGCCTGAATGCAAGGTCTCCGTCGTTCGTGAGGAGCAACAACCCCTCGGTATCGAGGTCCAGCCTGCCTACCGGAAAGAGTCTCCCGAGCGAATCAGGAACCAATTCTGTGACGGCTTTCCGTCTTCGCGTGTCTTTCGCAGTGACAATCACGCCCGCCGGCTTGTTAAGCATCACATATATGGGCTCCGGTTTCTCGGCCACGGCACGCCCGTCCACCTCGATCACGTCCTCCCCCGGCGTCACATTCGTCCCGGGCGACAGCACGCCTGTCCCATTGACACACACGCGGCCCGCTCTGATGATGTCGTCGCACGCCCGGCGGCTCGCAACTCCCCTGGAAGCCAAGAACCTGTTGAGCCGGCATCCTTCCATCTTTCCTGCGTCTCTCCCGTGACTACAGCCTGACGCGGGTCGCTTCAGTGTCCTCAGGCGGCCCGTTCCTACTTTCTTTCTCCGTCTCCCGGCCCCCGGCGCAATCCGGCGAACTCGACGGCCTTCTTGATCGAGCCACTCGCCTCGGGCACGCGGAGCGCCGTTGCCATTCCGAAATAGACAACGCCGTACAATCCCAGTGACACCAGCCCGACCACGATCGGGTGGCCGTGACTCATGAGCAGTTTGCCCGCCCAACCGGCGGCAGCTCCCACCCCCGCCGAGACCCACAGTTTCGCGATGAACGACCGTGCGAGGCCCGTCTTGCCGATCCGTCCGTCGAGCGTATTCTGAAGCAGCGCCAACTCCAGCCATCCGCAGAGGCCGGCCGATGCGGTGAGTCCCACCACCCCCCAACGAGGATTCACACCCAGGAGGGGCGGCAACGCCATCGAAAACGCGTAGCCGGAGACTGCGGTCAGAAGAACGCGTATGACTGCATAGCGCAGGGGAGTGCGCGTGTCCTTCAAGGCGTAATACACCGAAGCGTAGAGCCTTCCCAGGGTCGTCGCTAGCAAGCCCACGGCGGAGCCCGCCAGAATCGCCCACACGTACACAGAATCACTCCGGCCGAATTGACCTGTCTGGTAGATCGCACCTGCTATTACGTCACCCAGGCTGAGGAACGCCATGGCAGACGGGATCACAAGAAATGCGATCTGACGCAGACCGGCATTGAGCCGATTCCGCAAGTACGCATTCACCTCGTCTGCTTCGCCCAGGAAACTCGAGAGAGCGGGCAGCTCGGACGCCGACACGGACATACCAAAGAGGCTCACCGGCAAGGTGTACAGAGTCTGGGCGTAGACCAGACCCGCGAGAGCACCGGTCGGCAAAAGACTCGCCAACAGCGAATCCACGTAGGCACTGATTTGCACCACCCCGCGGCCGATAAACACCGGGATGAAATTCCGGATCACGCTTCGAACGCTTTCCATTTTCAGCCCCAGCCCCACCCGGAACCTTCCCATCAGCCGAGCAACCTGCGGCAGTTGCACCCCGACCTGCAACGCACTACCGACCACCGATCCCCACGCCAGCGCCCTGGTCAGTGGAAATTGCTCCAGGTGCCGTCCGAACCCGACGAGAGACGCGATCATCACTAGATTCCACGCCACGGGCGCGGTGTAGGAGATGAAGAACTTCCGGTGGCTGTTGAGGATCCCGAGACACCATGCGGACAACGCAAGAAGGCCGGAGCCGGGAAACAGGATTCGCACCAAAGAGATGGTTAATTCCCGTTTGGCTCCCTTGAATCCCGGCGCGATGGCGTCGATCAGAAACGGCGTGGCCAGCACGCCGATCAGAACCAGACACGAAATCGTCAGTGACAACAGGCAGAACACTGCCGAGGCCACTCGATCCGCTTCCTCACGTTCCTCGCGGGCCAGAAGATTGGAGTAGGCCGGAATGAACGACGCCGAGAGGACTCCTTCACCGAACAGGTTTTGGAGGAAATTCGGTATGCGAAAGGCCGCCCTGAACGCGTCGGCGGCGTCAGAGCTTCCGAAGTAGTGAGCAAAAACGCGGTCCCTCACCAGCCCGGCGATGCGGCTGAGCAAAATGCCCGTCGCCACGAGCGCCGCGTGGCGACTCATGGCCGCCGGTCGCTCCGACTCCACTCCCGTTGGCTCTCTCTTAGTCTCCCGTCCCAAGACAAGACTCCGATGACAGTCGCTTTGAGTAACGCGCAGCAGAAGCAGCTACCCCTCGGTCTTGAGGTCAAGCCTTCCCGGCGAAGTGTTCTCCCCAGGGAAGCAGGCGAGAAATCTATTGAGGCTCCGTGCCTGCATTTTCCTCGGCGCCGGCGGATTCCTTTTCGTCAAGGATCTCCTTGAGCTCGGAGAGTTTCGGAAGTTCATCAAGCTCGTTGAGGCCGAAGTGGAGGAGAAACTGTCTCGTCGTTCCGTAAAGTAACGGCCTTCCCGCTCCGGGCGCCCGCCCCTTTATCGTCACCAGCCCCCGTTCGAGGAGAGTGTGCAGCGTCCCGGTCGAGTCCACCCCCCTTATCTCTTCTATCACGGCTTTAGTCACCGGTTGCTTGTACGCGATTATGGCCGCGGTCTCGAGGGCCGCCCGGGAAAGACGCGTCGAGCGCCTGCTTCTCTTGAGCTTCTCGAGCCAGGGAGAGTATTCTTCCCTCGTGCACACTTGGAATCCCCCGGCGACCTGCATTATCTTGACGGCGTTCGGCTTCGTGTCGTAGTCACGAGAAAGCTCTTCCACGGCCTTGAGGATGCTGTCCTTCGGAACAGACTCAAGAAGCTCTTGCATCTCCTTCACCGCCAGAGGTGAATCGCTAGCAAAAAGCAATGCCTCGATAACCAGTCTCAATTTCTCCTGTTCCACTTTTTCTCCCCTCTAGTGGGGTTCTCCTTCTTCCAACGGTTCTTCTTCTGCCGGCGATTCGCCTTCCTCCAGCGATCTCGTCTCCCCTGCCGGCTCTCCCTCTCCCCGCGCCTCTCCTCCCTCCAATGAATAGATCCAGATGTCACCGAATAGGAGTCGTTGCACCGCGCCGGCGCGACCGGTGCGCACGAGTTCGAGGATGCTTATGAAAGTCCCTATTATCTCGAGGCGCGTCTCACATTGCTCCAGCAATTCAGAGAAGCGCACCCTGCCCTTTGCCTTCAGTAGTTGCGAGATCTCGGCAATTTTCCGGACCACGTCCAGCTTTTCCGTTTCGACTTCATGCACGGGCGCTTCGCTGACCCGTGCGAGCGCCTGTCTCAGGGCGCCCATCAGGTCAAAGAGCGTGGACTCCTCCAGGAGGAC
This window encodes:
- a CDS encoding pitrilysin family protein, encoding MRKKTFIMMLTVLAASAVFLAALALTPAAYAATRPHPSKLGFSPLKVTTPRVIDVSLSNGLTGFLVEDHEIPVVDVVLLVKTYFADEAKYGLNDMAQWVIRNGGTTTWPGDKLNDEMEYLAANIEVSGGGLNTTFSFNCLKKDLPRVMEIFGDLVTNPAFPDDKVEMRRKTMIEEIRRRNDEPNSVSRREFAQLVYRDHPYAWETTTESVNAITRDDLTNFYKTYFHPNNAIIGISGDVTKDEIVAGLEKVFANWRPADVSIPKVPDLPVAPAPSCTYTYMDINQAYISMGHQGINSNDPERCAVDVMNFILGGGSFTSWIMEKVRSDEGLAYHAASRYSSDPWVNGLFTASAQTKADACGRAITIMMDQIKRMRDVGPTADEVKKAVDSYVNSYVFDYESKSQVVRRLVQLRFEGRPLDTPQKDMEAYAKLTVADIRGAAQRYLHPDKLTLLVVGNAKLFDRPLGDFGTVNEMALEKN
- a CDS encoding pitrilysin family protein; the protein is MPRLKRTSSLLAIVLAVFLLSAIAQVQVRAQTLEEKIKVFTLKNGMEFLVVERHEAPVALCVVTFNVGAANEWTNVTGISHLLEHMMFKGTEMMGTKDYRKEIPYIAKTDELGDKTIALRKEMGEWRFNRFHDFSKQVLESFTKEEKERIGSSKFETNNLLARKIRAMAKLPDSLTTVQYLIEDGGVNYLNKYLEYELAWGEIAKLLDDQRRYMVKDELWGTYMNNGSRFLNAFTSNDATVYFAYVPANKVELFMDLESDRMESAVFREFWSERDVIMEERRLGENDPEEVLGEAFYSVAFTASPYKWPVVGWMSDLQTIDRRELENYHRIFYAPNNALAVVVGDVTVDQVRKFAERYFGPIPSQPEPAGIETREPEQRGERRVVVEHSANPKLMIGFHKPAYPDPDVAALSVLESVLAGGRTSRLYKSVFEEKQLTAKPPSVYEGPGDRYENLIVIEAEPRNPYTLEEVEKAILDEVEKFKRESVTERELQRVKNQLDATMIRSLGSNIGTAFQVGFGQLFYGDYHVMFRNIERIKKVTAEDVQLVANKYLTTKNRTVAYRVQIEAPKEEGKEEEVDRQAIMQYVQTLPQEEQAEIFKRFQGLKSDEERKAFGKELWERMKAAQGKK
- a CDS encoding pseudouridine synthase; amino-acid sequence: MEGCRLNRFLASRGVASRRACDDIIRAGRVCVNGTGVLSPGTNVTPGEDVIEVDGRAVAEKPEPIYVMLNKPAGVIVTAKDTRRRKAVTELVPDSLGRLFPVGRLDLDTEGLLLLTNDGDLAFRLTHPSFGVEKVYEVLVRERPAERALTVLGEGVDFGEGLRSSPAKVRYVGGQERGHLIRLTICEGKKRQVRRMCRAVGLTVLSLRRTALGPLELGSMPGGSWRELTGSELEALKACAREKPEGAGRSSR
- the murJ gene encoding murein biosynthesis integral membrane protein MurJ encodes the protein MSRHAALVATGILLSRIAGLVRDRVFAHYFGSSDAADAFRAAFRIPNFLQNLFGEGVLSASFIPAYSNLLAREEREEADRVASAVFCLLSLTISCLVLIGVLATPFLIDAIAPGFKGAKRELTISLVRILFPGSGLLALSAWCLGILNSHRKFFISYTAPVAWNLVMIASLVGFGRHLEQFPLTRALAWGSVVGSALQVGVQLPQVARLMGRFRVGLGLKMESVRSVIRNFIPVFIGRGVVQISAYVDSLLASLLPTGALAGLVYAQTLYTLPVSLFGMSVSASELPALSSFLGEADEVNAYLRNRLNAGLRQIAFLVIPSAMAFLSLGDVIAGAIYQTGQFGRSDSVYVWAILAGSAVGLLATTLGRLYASVYYALKDTRTPLRYAVIRVLLTAVSGYAFSMALPPLLGVNPRWGVVGLTASAGLCGWLELALLQNTLDGRIGKTGLARSFIAKLWVSAGVGAAAGWAGKLLMSHGHPIVVGLVSLGLYGVVYFGMATALRVPEASGSIKKAVEFAGLRRGPGDGERK
- the scpB gene encoding SMC-Scp complex subunit ScpB: MEQEKLRLVIEALLFASDSPLAVKEMQELLESVPKDSILKAVEELSRDYDTKPNAVKIMQVAGGFQVCTREEYSPWLEKLKRSRRSTRLSRAALETAAIIAYKQPVTKAVIEEIRGVDSTGTLHTLLERGLVTIKGRAPGAGRPLLYGTTRQFLLHFGLNELDELPKLSELKEILDEKESAGAEENAGTEPQ
- a CDS encoding segregation/condensation protein A yields the protein MSTPYHIKLEKFEGPLDLLLHLIKIEEIDIYDIPIAHITLQYLSYIELMEMLDLDVAGEFLVMAATLMRIKARMLLPASPVEEEEAQGDPREELVRRLLEYKRFKEAAQTLREREDQRRHVFERGFSEIASENGEVLLEESTLFDLMGALRQALARVSEAPVHEVETEKLDVVRKIAEISQLLKAKGRVRFSELLEQCETRLEIIGTFISILELVRTGRAGAVQRLLFGDIWIYSLEGGEARGEGEPAGETRSLEEGESPAEEEPLEEGEPH